In the Flavobacterium sp. 90 genome, AGTACTATTTTAATACAATTTGGTCTTTTACAGGTATTTAAAGTTTTTTATGTGAATTATTTTTGCAGAAATTTTCAAAGAGAAAAAGAATCGCTTGAAAAGAAACTGATTAATAATTTATACAAATAAGATATGATAACAATAAGCTTGTGCATGATTGTAAAAAATGAAGAAAAGACATTAGCAGAATGTCTTAACTCTGTAAAAGATATCGCAGATGAAATTATAATAGTTGATACAGGTTCTACAGATAAAACAAAAGAAATTGCACATTCCTTTACGGATAAAGTCTATGATTTTGAATGGATAAATGATTTTGCTGCTGCAAGAAATTTTGCTTTTTCTAAAGCTACAAAGGAATATCAACTTTGGTTAGATGCTGATGATATTATAATCGAAAAAGATAAAATTGCTTTCCTAAACCTTAAGAAAGAGCTTTCTCCTGCAATTGACATGGTTTTGATGAAGTATAATTATGTTGTAGATGAAAATAATAATCCTTCCTATTCTTTTCAAAGAGAAAGATTGGTAAAAAGAGTCAATAATTATAAGTGGAATGATCCGGTTCATGAATATATTTTATATGGTGATAATTATTTGATATCTGAAATTGCGATTACTCATAAAAAGGTAGATTCTTTTTCAGATCGAAATTTAAAAATCTATGAAGCGCAACTGAAAAATAATTTACCTTTTTCTCCAAGATCTTTGTATTATTATGCCAGAGAATTAAGGGATCATCATAAATATGAAGAAGCGATTGAATACTTTAATAAATTTCTCGATACAAAAGATGGTGCTGTAGATGATAACATAAATGCTTGTTATGAA is a window encoding:
- a CDS encoding glycosyltransferase family 2 protein, with the translated sequence MITISLCMIVKNEEKTLAECLNSVKDIADEIIIVDTGSTDKTKEIAHSFTDKVYDFEWINDFAAARNFAFSKATKEYQLWLDADDIIIEKDKIAFLNLKKELSPAIDMVLMKYNYVVDENNNPSYSFQRERLVKRVNNYKWNDPVHEYILYGDNYLISEIAITHKKVDSFSDRNLKIYEAQLKNNLPFSPRSLYYYARELRDHHKYEEAIEYFNKFLDTKDGAVDDNINACYEIGKIYKQLNDTDNALRYFFQSFSYDIPRAESCCEIALIYMANKDYRKAIYWYEFVFTLKLSDTDINKTSIDCWSFVPAIQLAVCYANINNIEKAIAYNELAGKYKIDHDSVVHNRNYFNKLGKNKDFLFTDYKG